Proteins co-encoded in one Metabacillus sp. KUDC1714 genomic window:
- the fliS gene encoding flagellar export chaperone FliS yields MAMNNPYAAYQQNAVTTASPGEVTLMLYNGCLKFIKLASSAIENKEIENKNTNIQKAQKIITELMVTLNMDLEISKNMIVMYDYINHRLTEANVKNDESILKEVEGLVVEFRDTWKQVIQITRQQQHRQGGQA; encoded by the coding sequence ATGGCAATGAATAACCCGTACGCAGCCTATCAGCAAAATGCAGTAACAACCGCTTCCCCAGGTGAAGTTACGTTAATGCTATACAATGGCTGTCTTAAATTTATTAAACTAGCTAGCTCAGCAATTGAAAATAAAGAAATAGAAAATAAAAATACCAATATCCAAAAAGCACAGAAAATTATTACAGAACTCATGGTCACGTTAAATATGGATCTGGAAATCTCTAAAAATATGATCGTTATGTACGACTATATTAACCATCGTTTAACGGAAGCGAATGTGAAGAATGATGAGTCAATTTTAAAGGAAGTTGAAGGTTTGGTTGTTGAATTCCGCGATACATGGAAGCAGGTTATTCAAATTACTCGTCAACAACAGCATCGTCAAGGCGGTCAAGCGTAG
- a CDS encoding RpnC/YadD family protein, with protein sequence MLLNRVFEKPREYGTVDYDGLWKKLIYELFEEFVLFFVTDLYEKIDFLKEPEFLQQELFQEIIHERKGRQVADQIVKVFLKSGEEKWLLIHIEVQGDRDPDFAKRMFRYYYRIFDKYDQEIVAIALLTDTSKHFRPNTFHRTSYGTVLTYEYNIYKFIDQDKTKLLQSSNPFAIAVLAGKLANEAKNDSEKRYRFKRKLIQLVLQKNDYPQEERYIYLSALIYFIDYLLQIPIELTQKLQNEIILTKEEIEMMYLDRNNLPPTFGELKRLVREEGREEGREEGREEGREKGIEEGQKLVAVELLKDGMPVELVAKYVKLSSEIVKELKGEYLNN encoded by the coding sequence ATGTTATTAAACAGGGTTTTTGAGAAACCTCGAGAATACGGAACTGTTGATTATGATGGTCTATGGAAAAAGTTAATCTATGAGTTGTTTGAGGAGTTTGTCTTATTTTTTGTAACTGACCTGTATGAAAAAATTGATTTTTTAAAGGAACCTGAATTTTTACAACAGGAGCTTTTTCAGGAAATTATTCATGAAAGAAAAGGAAGACAAGTTGCTGATCAAATTGTAAAAGTATTTCTAAAAAGTGGAGAGGAGAAGTGGCTGTTAATTCACATTGAAGTACAGGGAGATCGTGATCCTGACTTTGCAAAAAGAATGTTTCGTTATTATTATCGAATATTTGATAAATACGACCAAGAAATTGTTGCGATTGCTTTATTAACAGATACCTCCAAACACTTCCGACCTAACACGTTTCATCGTACATCTTATGGAACAGTGTTAACTTATGAATATAATATTTACAAATTTATTGATCAAGATAAAACAAAGCTTCTGCAATCGAGTAATCCATTTGCTATTGCAGTATTAGCTGGAAAGCTTGCCAATGAAGCAAAAAATGACTCAGAGAAGCGTTATCGTTTTAAACGAAAATTAATCCAATTAGTGTTGCAAAAAAATGATTATCCCCAAGAAGAACGATACATATATTTATCCGCATTAATATACTTCATTGATTATTTATTACAAATCCCGATTGAATTAACACAAAAACTACAGAATGAAATCATTCTTACAAAGGAGGAAATAGAAATGATGTATTTAGATCGAAACAATTTGCCGCCGACTTTTGGGGAATTGAAGAGGTTGGTAAGAGAGGAAGGGAGAGAAGAAGGAAGAGAAGAAGGAAGAGAAGAGGGACGAGAAAAAGGAATTGAAGAAGGTCAGAAGCTGGTTGCAGTTGAACTTTTGAAAGATGGTATGCCTGTAGAACTAGTTGCCAAGTATGTAAAACTGTCAAGTGAAATAGTGAAGGAATTGAAGGGGGAATATCTGAACAATTAG
- a CDS encoding DUF6470 family protein, producing MKIPQIRLQSITAQISIHTTKGQQTIEQPKADLSIEQPKAELSIEATPSNLSIDQTEAWADMDLKHISRRIREAAQQGHQDVMAGIARRAEEGEQLKRIEDGGNPLADIAKKRSQKPIYPFNVGFIPSAGSVKIQYEPAKVNIEVTQNKPNIDVSQNKPIIDYQPGTVEVNLERRNELHTDFVPVNKGE from the coding sequence ATGAAAATACCGCAAATTCGCTTGCAAAGTATAACCGCGCAAATTAGTATTCATACTACTAAAGGACAGCAAACAATCGAACAACCAAAAGCAGACCTTTCAATTGAACAGCCGAAAGCCGAGTTATCAATAGAAGCCACCCCGTCTAATCTATCAATTGATCAAACTGAAGCATGGGCAGACATGGATTTGAAGCATATTTCACGGCGAATTAGAGAGGCTGCACAACAGGGACATCAAGATGTAATGGCAGGAATCGCCCGCAGAGCTGAAGAAGGCGAACAATTAAAGCGGATAGAGGACGGAGGAAATCCGCTTGCTGATATAGCGAAGAAACGAAGTCAAAAGCCGATTTATCCATTTAATGTTGGGTTTATACCTTCGGCTGGTAGTGTGAAAATTCAATATGAGCCTGCGAAGGTAAACATCGAGGTTACGCAAAATAAACCTAATATAGACGTATCGCAAAATAAACCAATCATTGACTATCAACCAGGAACGGTTGAAGTGAATCTGGAAAGAAGAAACGAACTCCATACTGATTTTGTACCTGTAAATAAAGGAGAATAA
- the secA gene encoding preprotein translocase subunit SecA: MLGILNKVFDFNKRALNRYEKMADQIDALSSKMSGLSDDDLKAKTEEFKGRVAKGESLDDLLIEAFAVVREAAKRVLGLHPYKVQLMGGISLHEGNISEMKTGEGKTLTSTMPVYLNALSGEGVHVVTVNEYLASRDAHEMGQLFEFLGLTVGLNLNSLNKDEKREAYAADVTYSTNNELGFDYLRDNMVLYREQMVQRPLNFAVIDEVDSILVDEARTPLIISGQAAKSTKLYIQANGFVRQLKQEEDFTYDVKTKAVQLTEDGMTKAEKAFGIENLFDINHVALNHHINQALKAQFVMQRDVDYVVEEEQVVIVDSFTGRLMKGRRYSDGLHQAIEAKEGLEIQNESMTLATITFQNYFRMYKKLSGMTGTAKTEEEEFRNIYNMQVVAIPTNKPIARDDKADLVYRSMEGKFRAVVEDVSQRHDLGQPILVGTVAVETSELISQLLKKKGVPHHVLNAKNHEKEAEIIENAGQRGAVTIATNMAGRGTDIKLGDGVREIGGLAVIGTERHESRRIDNQLRGRSGRQGDPGATQFYLSMEDELMRRFGSENMMNMMDRLGMDDTQPIQSKIVSRAVESAQKRVEGNNFDARKQLLQYDDVLRQQREVIYKQRFEVLDSDNLREIVEKMLLSTIERTVATYTPQDEVEEEWNLEGIIDYMNANILQEGELGISDLRGKDPEEMTELISKKAIALYNLKEEDFGDEQMREFEKVILLRAVDSKWMDHIDAMDQLRQGIHLRAYGQNDPLREYQMEGFAMFENMIASIEEDVAKYIMKAQIRNNLERQEVAKGQTAVHPKEGDEPPKKKPSRKVVEIGRNEPCICGSGKKYKNCCGQ; the protein is encoded by the coding sequence ATGCTTGGAATTTTAAATAAGGTGTTTGATTTTAACAAACGTGCGTTAAATCGTTATGAAAAGATGGCTGATCAGATTGATGCATTAAGCAGTAAAATGAGCGGTTTATCTGATGATGATCTTAAAGCAAAAACAGAAGAATTTAAGGGTCGCGTTGCAAAAGGTGAATCACTCGACGATCTTTTAATAGAGGCGTTTGCTGTTGTTCGTGAAGCAGCGAAGCGTGTGTTAGGCTTACATCCATACAAGGTACAGTTAATGGGTGGTATTTCCTTACATGAAGGGAATATTTCAGAAATGAAAACAGGTGAAGGGAAAACCTTAACTTCAACAATGCCTGTTTATTTAAATGCGCTATCTGGTGAAGGTGTACATGTTGTCACAGTCAATGAATATTTAGCAAGTCGTGATGCACATGAAATGGGACAGTTATTTGAATTCCTTGGCCTAACAGTTGGTCTTAACTTAAACTCACTTAACAAAGATGAAAAACGTGAAGCATATGCTGCAGATGTTACATATTCAACTAACAATGAGCTTGGATTTGATTATTTGCGCGACAATATGGTTCTTTACCGTGAGCAAATGGTACAACGTCCACTTAATTTTGCCGTAATCGATGAGGTTGACTCGATCTTAGTCGATGAAGCGAGAACACCGTTAATTATCTCAGGACAAGCTGCGAAATCGACAAAGCTTTATATCCAAGCGAATGGCTTTGTTCGCCAATTAAAGCAGGAAGAAGATTTTACATATGATGTGAAAACAAAGGCTGTTCAGCTTACAGAGGACGGTATGACAAAAGCTGAAAAAGCCTTTGGAATTGAAAATCTTTTCGATATCAACCATGTTGCGTTAAATCATCACATCAACCAAGCGTTAAAAGCACAATTTGTGATGCAGCGCGATGTTGACTATGTTGTTGAAGAAGAACAGGTTGTCATTGTTGACTCGTTCACTGGTCGTCTAATGAAGGGACGTCGCTATAGTGATGGGCTTCACCAAGCAATTGAAGCTAAAGAAGGTCTAGAGATTCAAAATGAAAGCATGACACTTGCAACAATCACATTCCAAAACTACTTCCGTATGTATAAAAAGCTTTCTGGTATGACTGGTACAGCGAAAACAGAGGAAGAAGAGTTCCGCAACATTTATAACATGCAGGTTGTCGCAATTCCAACGAACAAGCCAATTGCTCGTGATGATAAAGCTGATTTAGTTTACCGTTCCATGGAAGGGAAATTCCGTGCAGTTGTCGAGGATGTATCACAACGTCATGATCTAGGTCAGCCAATTTTAGTTGGTACGGTTGCTGTTGAAACATCTGAATTAATTTCTCAGCTTCTTAAGAAAAAAGGAGTTCCCCATCATGTGTTGAATGCAAAAAACCATGAGAAGGAAGCAGAAATTATTGAAAATGCAGGTCAGCGTGGAGCTGTTACAATTGCAACAAATATGGCTGGTCGTGGTACAGATATCAAGCTTGGTGATGGAGTTCGTGAGATAGGTGGTTTAGCGGTTATCGGGACTGAGCGTCATGAATCCCGCCGTATTGATAACCAGCTTCGTGGACGTTCAGGACGTCAAGGTGATCCAGGGGCAACACAATTCTATCTTTCTATGGAAGATGAGTTAATGCGCCGCTTTGGCTCAGAAAATATGATGAATATGATGGATCGTCTAGGTATGGACGATACGCAACCAATTCAAAGTAAAATCGTCTCTCGTGCTGTTGAATCTGCACAAAAACGTGTTGAAGGTAATAACTTTGATGCACGTAAACAGCTTCTACAATATGACGATGTATTACGTCAGCAACGTGAAGTTATTTATAAACAACGCTTTGAAGTTCTTGATTCTGATAACCTTCGTGAGATTGTTGAAAAAATGCTTCTGTCAACGATTGAGCGCACTGTAGCTACTTATACACCACAAGATGAGGTTGAGGAAGAATGGAACTTAGAAGGTATTATCGATTATATGAATGCCAACATTCTTCAAGAAGGTGAACTTGGAATATCTGACCTTCGTGGAAAAGATCCAGAAGAAATGACAGAGCTTATTAGCAAAAAAGCAATCGCACTGTACAACTTGAAGGAAGAAGACTTCGGCGATGAGCAGATGCGTGAGTTTGAAAAAGTTATTCTTCTTCGTGCGGTTGATTCAAAATGGATGGATCACATCGATGCGATGGATCAGCTTCGTCAAGGTATTCATTTACGTGCATACGGTCAAAATGATCCGTTACGTGAATACCAAATGGAAGGCTTTGCGATGTTTGAAAACATGATTGCCTCCATTGAAGAGGATGTTGCGAAATATATTATGAAAGCACAAATTCGCAATAATCTTGAGCGTCAAGAGGTAGCGAAGGGCCAAACAGCCGTTCATCCAAAAGAAGGCGATGAACCGCCAAAGAAAAAACCGTCTCGTAAAGTCGTTGAAATTGGTCGAAATGAGCCGTGTATTTGTGGCAGTGGTAAAAAGTACAAAAACTGCTGTGGCCAATAA
- the hpf gene encoding ribosome hibernation-promoting factor, HPF/YfiA family, translating into MRYNVRGENIEITPALREYAEKKIGKLERYFEDSVDANVNVNLKFYNDQESKIEVTIPMTDLVLRAEEHNQDMYAAIDLVVNKLERQIRKHKTKVNRKLREQGAPKFVFSNLLPEENAPLDEEDQEEVVRTKRFNLKPMDSEEAILQMDMLGHSFFVFTDSKTNKTNVVYKRKDGKYGLIEPHV; encoded by the coding sequence ATGAGATATAACGTCAGAGGGGAAAACATTGAAATAACTCCAGCATTAAGAGAATATGCAGAAAAGAAAATTGGTAAGCTTGAGCGATACTTTGAAGATTCAGTTGACGCAAATGTAAATGTAAACTTAAAATTCTATAATGACCAGGAGTCAAAAATAGAAGTAACGATTCCAATGACAGATCTTGTGCTCCGTGCTGAGGAGCATAATCAAGATATGTACGCAGCCATTGATCTTGTGGTAAATAAATTAGAACGTCAAATTCGTAAGCATAAAACAAAAGTCAATCGCAAGCTTCGTGAGCAGGGTGCTCCAAAGTTTGTATTTAGCAATTTACTACCTGAAGAAAACGCTCCATTAGATGAGGAAGATCAGGAAGAGGTTGTTCGTACTAAGCGCTTTAACTTAAAGCCGATGGACAGCGAGGAAGCGATCCTGCAAATGGACATGTTAGGTCATAGTTTCTTTGTATTTACGGATTCTAAAACGAATAAAACGAATGTTGTCTATAAACGTAAAGATGGAAAATATGGCTTAATTGAGCCTCACGTATAA
- the rbsK gene encoding ribokinase: protein MSKPKITVIGSINMDLVTKTNTIPKVGETVLGESFFTIPGGKGANQAVAAARLGAEVTMIGCVGDDAFGSELKNHLTAQGVSMENVKTIPETSTGIASITLSNGDNSIIIVSGANHFVTPEVVKQHEHIIAESDIVLLQLEVPLQSVIEAVQLARKHNVRVILNPAPIQKLPKELILQVDYITPNEHEQEMLLSRNDMTDEELIQVKEKCIVTKGSKGVMLYQNGETFIQGYKVKAVDSTGAGDSFNGALAFSLSNGAALKESCQFANAVAALSVTKLGAQAGMPTLQEAEEFISTR from the coding sequence ATGAGTAAACCTAAAATTACCGTAATAGGTAGTATAAACATGGACCTTGTTACGAAAACAAATACAATTCCAAAAGTCGGGGAAACCGTTTTAGGGGAATCCTTTTTCACAATTCCAGGTGGAAAAGGTGCAAATCAGGCTGTTGCAGCTGCTAGATTAGGAGCAGAGGTCACAATGATTGGCTGCGTAGGAGACGACGCATTTGGGAGTGAATTAAAAAATCATTTAACCGCTCAAGGAGTTTCAATGGAAAATGTTAAAACCATCCCCGAAACTTCAACAGGTATTGCCTCGATAACTCTTTCCAATGGAGATAACAGCATTATCATCGTATCTGGTGCAAATCATTTTGTAACACCTGAAGTCGTTAAACAGCATGAACACATCATTGCTGAAAGTGATATCGTGCTTTTACAACTCGAAGTCCCATTACAAAGTGTTATTGAAGCTGTTCAACTAGCAAGAAAACATAACGTGCGAGTGATCTTAAATCCTGCTCCGATTCAAAAACTACCAAAGGAACTAATCCTACAAGTAGATTACATAACACCAAACGAACACGAACAAGAAATGCTCTTATCTAGAAATGACATGACTGACGAAGAATTAATCCAAGTTAAAGAAAAATGCATCGTAACAAAAGGATCAAAAGGTGTAATGCTTTATCAAAATGGAGAAACTTTTATCCAAGGCTATAAAGTCAAAGCTGTTGATTCTACTGGTGCAGGAGACTCCTTCAATGGAGCGTTAGCTTTCTCTTTAAGCAATGGTGCTGCCTTAAAAGAATCCTGCCAATTTGCCAATGCAGTTGCAGCATTGTCTGTTACTAAACTTGGTGCTCAAGCGGGGATGCCGACATTACAGGAAGCGGAAGAGTTTATTTCTACACGGTAA
- the fliW gene encoding flagellar assembly protein FliW, producing MKLTTKYHGVIEIEEKDILRFQNGLPGFLDEKSFVLLPLDSDSPFWILQSTETPELGFVTVNPFDFFETYEFDITENDKQLLELTSEKDVTVWTILNVKDPFEDSTANLQAPIVLNTRNNQAKQIILTDTQYITKQKLIPEKVVK from the coding sequence ATGAAACTAACAACAAAGTATCATGGGGTTATTGAGATAGAGGAAAAGGACATTCTTCGTTTCCAAAATGGGTTGCCAGGCTTTCTAGATGAGAAATCATTTGTATTACTTCCTTTAGATAGCGATTCACCGTTTTGGATATTGCAATCAACAGAGACACCGGAGTTGGGGTTTGTCACTGTTAATCCGTTTGACTTTTTTGAAACGTATGAATTTGATATTACTGAAAACGATAAGCAATTACTTGAATTAACATCTGAAAAAGATGTAACAGTGTGGACAATATTGAACGTCAAGGATCCATTCGAAGACTCAACTGCAAATTTACAGGCCCCGATCGTTCTTAACACAAGGAATAATCAAGCGAAACAAATTATCTTAACAGATACTCAATATATAACTAAGCAAAAATTAATTCCAGAAAAAGTAGTGAAGTAG
- the csrA gene encoding carbon storage regulator CsrA: MLVLTRKLNESIQIGDNIEITVLSVQGDQIKLGIKAPKDIEVHRKEIYMSIQESNNEAASILPNILELLKTQPKNLK, from the coding sequence ATGCTAGTACTAACAAGAAAACTAAATGAATCAATTCAAATTGGAGATAATATTGAAATTACCGTTCTTTCTGTTCAAGGTGACCAAATAAAGTTAGGAATTAAAGCTCCAAAGGACATTGAGGTTCATCGAAAAGAAATCTATATGTCCATCCAAGAATCAAATAATGAAGCAGCTTCCATACTCCCAAACATCCTAGAACTATTAAAAACACAGCCCAAAAACCTTAAGTAA
- the fliD gene encoding flagellar filament capping protein FliD, producing the protein MRIGGLASGMDIDTIVSDLMKAERMPLDKLTKNKQVIEWQRDAYREMNTLLLNFRNQTFDMKLSSNFGARTVTSSNESKITAIAKSAADLSSFTISRIDQLATAATKVNAGAISKTGTKIDASVSLYSMKDNFANTNFGWTSGSVETQTISPSANGKTFKLTLAEGVELQEIANHTTVKVDGKSFNIITDPAATLQTGDVRVDKDGNLEFFDEISKGSTIKVDFAATKKIEILKPTADFTEIQLAKSPISLQDEVVVTINGIDYRNSGTNKNELLAADNSVFAKIDESGKITFTNQQAKDTEVKVAYEQMYFAFDIGSHTSNGQVNERFLVQGSDSLDSVLSKISSSDAGLSAYYDTFTDQVTLTRKETGDFNEAGNEIITTPGFLNNILRFGSGSETGGDNAVFTVNGLSTERTSNTFDMNGVTFTLKDKLLSTEPSISINVANDTNKVVENITKFVNSYNELIEKIQTKVNEEKYKDYLPLTDTEREGLSEKQQEKWEEMARSGLLRRDSLLSGLLSKMRTDFYSPVSNATVDSNVKQLSSIGITTTSNYLEGGKLVINEDELRKAIEENPESVEKLFTSSGSTSGEQGILNRLYDSLTNTMDSIKTKAGNLNATNDTFTLGKNLNRITDQMDRFEDRLTQVENRYWAQFTAMEKAIQKSNSQMSYLMQQFSS; encoded by the coding sequence ATGAGAATAGGTGGACTAGCTAGTGGTATGGATATTGATACGATCGTATCTGACCTAATGAAGGCAGAACGTATGCCGCTAGATAAATTAACGAAAAATAAACAAGTTATAGAATGGCAGCGTGATGCTTATCGCGAGATGAACACACTGCTATTAAACTTCCGAAATCAAACATTTGATATGAAGCTATCATCTAATTTTGGTGCACGTACTGTTACCTCGTCTAACGAAAGTAAAATAACTGCTATTGCAAAAAGTGCAGCAGACCTATCATCCTTTACAATTTCAAGAATTGATCAGCTTGCAACAGCTGCAACAAAGGTGAATGCAGGTGCAATTTCTAAAACTGGAACTAAGATCGATGCATCGGTAAGTCTTTATAGCATGAAAGATAACTTTGCTAATACAAACTTTGGTTGGACTTCTGGGAGTGTTGAAACTCAAACTATATCTCCATCAGCCAACGGAAAAACATTCAAGCTAACTCTGGCAGAAGGTGTAGAATTACAGGAAATTGCTAACCATACAACAGTTAAGGTGGATGGAAAGTCATTTAATATCATCACTGATCCAGCAGCTACTCTTCAAACTGGAGATGTAAGAGTTGATAAAGACGGCAATCTGGAGTTCTTTGATGAAATTTCTAAAGGAAGCACAATTAAGGTTGATTTTGCAGCAACTAAAAAAATTGAAATTTTAAAACCAACAGCCGACTTCACAGAAATCCAATTAGCCAAGAGTCCTATATCTCTACAGGACGAGGTTGTTGTTACAATTAACGGTATTGATTATCGAAATAGCGGTACAAATAAAAATGAACTTTTAGCAGCTGATAACTCGGTGTTTGCAAAAATTGATGAAAGTGGGAAAATTACGTTTACAAATCAACAAGCAAAAGATACGGAAGTAAAAGTAGCTTATGAACAAATGTATTTTGCATTCGATATTGGTTCCCATACTTCAAATGGTCAGGTAAACGAACGATTTCTTGTCCAAGGTTCAGATTCCCTTGATTCAGTATTAAGTAAAATCTCTTCTTCTGATGCTGGCCTATCAGCTTATTATGATACATTCACAGACCAAGTAACATTAACTCGCAAAGAAACTGGTGATTTTAACGAGGCTGGAAATGAAATCATCACTACACCTGGTTTTCTAAATAATATTTTACGCTTTGGAAGTGGATCAGAAACAGGTGGGGATAATGCTGTTTTTACTGTAAACGGACTCAGCACTGAACGTACATCAAACACGTTTGACATGAATGGTGTGACATTTACGTTAAAGGATAAGCTGTTAAGTACAGAACCGAGTATTTCGATTAACGTTGCTAACGATACAAATAAAGTCGTTGAAAATATTACAAAGTTTGTTAACTCTTACAATGAGTTAATTGAAAAAATTCAAACAAAGGTGAATGAGGAGAAATACAAGGATTATTTGCCATTGACAGATACAGAGCGAGAAGGGCTATCTGAAAAGCAACAGGAAAAATGGGAAGAGATGGCGAGAAGTGGTTTACTTCGCAGAGATTCCTTACTTTCAGGCCTACTTTCAAAAATGCGGACTGACTTTTATTCACCAGTAAGTAATGCAACAGTTGATTCCAACGTTAAACAATTATCTAGCATCGGGATAACCACAACGTCGAATTATCTTGAAGGTGGAAAGTTAGTTATTAATGAAGATGAGCTTCGGAAAGCAATTGAAGAAAATCCAGAATCTGTAGAAAAGCTATTTACTAGCAGCGGTTCTACAAGTGGAGAACAAGGAATTCTAAATCGACTATATGACAGTTTAACAAATACAATGGACAGTATTAAAACTAAAGCAGGAAATTTAAATGCAACTAATGATACTTTTACATTAGGGAAAAACCTTAACAGAATTACAGATCAAATGGATCGCTTTGAAGACCGCCTAACACAAGTCGAAAACCGTTACTGGGCACAGTTCACAGCAATGGAAAAAGCAATCCAAAAATCAAATTCACAAATGTCCTATCTCATGCAGCAATTCTCATCATAA
- a CDS encoding flagellin N-terminal helical domain-containing protein, with the protein MRINHNIAALNTYRQLNSASSAQGKSMEKLSSGLRINRAGDDAAGLAISEKMRGQIRGLDQAAKNAQDGISLIQTAEGALNETHSILQRQRELTVQASNGTMTDDDRKEIQKELNQLVDEIDRIADDTTFNTKNLLGGSLNEKIHIGADQGQSMDIQFNDMNADAIGTVSGSGQVSSASIVTDFSGALDSELALSANAGADTMAITLDQDYGSVKGVVDAINNQIQGNAVFKDLVSVQVKPDGKIALVNKTDNAVTTANGAGGTVDVADSLKITVGAIGGTTTSVSSLKVDPDTASTGGVLTQSDADSAIKVIDDAIKMVSAERSKMGAYQNRLEHSINNLNTSSENLTAAESRVRDVDMAKEMMNQTKNSILSQAAQAMLAQSNQMPQGVLQLLR; encoded by the coding sequence ATGAGAATTAATCATAATATTGCAGCTCTTAACACTTATCGTCAGTTGAATAGTGCTTCAAGTGCTCAAGGTAAATCAATGGAGAAATTGTCTTCAGGTCTTCGTATCAACCGTGCTGGTGATGACGCTGCTGGATTAGCAATTTCTGAAAAAATGCGTGGGCAAATTCGTGGATTGGATCAAGCTGCCAAAAATGCTCAAGATGGTATTTCATTGATTCAAACTGCAGAAGGTGCATTAAATGAAACTCATAGTATTCTACAACGTCAACGTGAACTTACTGTTCAAGCATCTAACGGAACAATGACAGATGATGATCGTAAAGAAATACAAAAAGAGTTAAACCAATTAGTTGATGAAATTGATAGAATAGCTGATGATACTACATTTAACACTAAAAATCTGTTAGGTGGAAGTTTAAACGAGAAAATTCATATCGGTGCCGATCAAGGTCAATCAATGGATATTCAGTTCAATGATATGAATGCAGATGCAATTGGAACTGTTTCTGGAAGTGGCCAAGTCTCTAGTGCATCTATTGTTACAGATTTTTCAGGTGCGTTAGATTCTGAACTTGCCTTATCTGCAAATGCTGGTGCTGATACAATGGCAATTACTCTTGACCAAGATTATGGTAGTGTGAAGGGTGTAGTTGATGCAATTAACAATCAAATTCAGGGAAATGCTGTATTTAAGGATTTAGTATCAGTGCAAGTAAAACCAGATGGGAAAATTGCATTAGTAAATAAGACTGATAATGCAGTAACAACTGCTAATGGTGCAGGTGGTACTGTAGATGTAGCAGATTCGTTAAAAATAACTGTTGGAGCAATCGGAGGAACTACTACTAGTGTTTCATCTTTAAAAGTTGATCCTGATACTGCTTCAACTGGTGGAGTTCTAACTCAAAGTGATGCAGATTCTGCTATTAAGGTTATAGATGATGCAATTAAAATGGTATCTGCAGAACGTTCTAAAATGGGTGCTTACCAAAATCGTCTAGAACACTCAATCAATAACTTGAACACATCCTCTGAAAACTTAACAGCTGCTGAATCGCGTGTAAGAGACGTTGACATGGCGAAAGAAATGATGAACCAAACTAAGAATTCTATTCTTTCTCAAGCAGCACAAGCAATGTTGGCTCAATCCAATCAAATGCCTCAAGGTGTGTTACAACTTCTGAGATAA
- the flaG gene encoding flagellar protein FlaG, with the protein MSVEKLSSQPALHNFETTKPTGQNETIEPNIIAKQNIQEKSPSKEEMERVIDGINEVLQPANTHIKFELHEKLNEYYVTVVDNNTNEIVREIPSKKWLDIYTAMTDFVGLIVDKKI; encoded by the coding sequence ATGTCGGTAGAAAAACTATCTTCACAGCCAGCACTTCACAACTTTGAAACAACAAAACCAACTGGCCAAAATGAAACGATCGAACCTAATATAATTGCTAAGCAAAATATACAAGAAAAATCGCCATCTAAAGAGGAAATGGAACGTGTCATAGATGGAATTAATGAAGTATTACAACCGGCTAATACCCATATTAAATTTGAACTTCACGAAAAACTAAATGAATATTACGTAACTGTTGTTGATAACAACACAAATGAGATAGTCAGAGAAATTCCTTCAAAAAAGTGGTTAGACATTTATACTGCCATGACCGATTTTGTTGGGTTAATCGTCGATAAAAAAATTTAG